From Desulfurella sp., a single genomic window includes:
- a CDS encoding SAM-dependent chlorinase/fluorinase, with product MQTVVFLSDFGYFDPYAGIVKGAIKSNCNADIIDLTHGIESFSLKSAQFILKYSFEYFPKGSVFLVVVDPQVGSLEKPIVVKRNGYIFVGRDNGILTFDGDFEVFYIDEEFKSKSSTFHARDIFSKVVCKLLNNDIKLIKTDSYEKFDCLEVIFDNKEQKGEILWIDKFGNIITNIKSKIDNFELVVNNKIIDKKAKYYAQFKEGLFAIEGSFGFLEIAAYKNSAAELINAKVSDEIIIRSKNESNY from the coding sequence ATGCAAACAGTAGTGTTTTTATCGGACTTTGGCTATTTTGATCCCTATGCAGGTATTGTAAAAGGTGCAATAAAGTCAAATTGCAATGCTGATATTATTGATTTAACTCACGGGATAGAGTCTTTTAGCTTAAAAAGCGCGCAGTTTATACTTAAATATTCTTTTGAGTATTTTCCAAAAGGAAGTGTTTTTTTAGTTGTTGTTGATCCGCAGGTTGGTTCTTTAGAAAAACCTATTGTTGTTAAAAGGAATGGTTATATATTTGTTGGTAGGGATAATGGTATTTTGACATTTGATGGTGATTTTGAAGTTTTTTATATTGATGAAGAATTTAAAAGTAAATCATCTACTTTTCATGCAAGGGATATTTTTTCAAAAGTAGTATGCAAATTGTTAAATAATGATATCAAACTTATAAAAACAGATTCTTATGAGAAATTTGATTGTTTGGAGGTGATTTTTGACAATAAAGAACAAAAAGGTGAAATATTATGGATAGATAAATTTGGTAATATAATTACAAATATTAAATCAAAAATAGATAATTTTGAATTAGTTGTGAATAATAAGATTATAGACAAAAAAGCTAAATATTATGCACAATTTAAAGAAGGCTTATTTGCAATAGAGGGTTCTTTTGGTTTTTTAGAGATTGCTGCCTATAAAAATAGTGCTGCAGAACTTATAAATGCTAAAGTATCAGACGAAATCATAATAAGGAGTAAAAATGAGAGCAATTATTAG